Genomic DNA from Thermosipho ferrireducens:
CTTGCCTCACTGCTTCAGAAAAAGGATAATCCTGAAAATATGAAAGTGACAGATGTTTTAAATATGCTAACAACAAATGGATACAATGCTCTTGGACTGACTGGAGGAAAAATAAAGGTGGGAGCAGACGCTGATCTGGTCGTTCTGGATTTAAACACTCCTTCTTTTTATCCAAAAGAAAATGTAATCAATCACATAATTCATTCCACACCAAAAGTTTATGCAACTATGGTAAAAGGAAAATTTTTATACATAAATGGTAAGTTTCCAACTGTAAACGCAGAGGAGGTTTATAAAAAATTTACGACTTTTTACAGGAAGGTTATAGGTACAGAAAATTAAGTGTAGAACTAAAAAAAAAGTACGGTGAAAAAGTTTACAGACTCCCAATAAATGCAGGGTTTTCCTGTCCAAATCGTGAGGATGGAAAACCTGGATGTTTATTTTGTGATGAAACAGGAAGTGGGTTTACTACTATAAAAGGTATTGATATTAAATCTCAAATTGCGGAAATGAAAGAAAGATATTTCAAAAGAGGAATCAAAAAATTCATAGCATATTTTCAGAATTATTCAAATACATACGCATCACCAGAAGTACTCAAAGAGATTTATTATCAAGCTATAGACAAGGATATCGTTCAAATTTCCATTTCAACACGCCCTGACTGTGTATCAGACGAGATACTTGATTTGCTTGAGCAGCTTAGAAATAAAATTGAAGTTTCAATAGAAATGGGTCTGCAAACTGCCAATTATCACACATTAGTGAAAATGAACAGAGGTCATACACTCGCTGAATACATAAATGCTGCCATGAAAATTAAAAACAGAGATTTTGAACTTGTTTCTCATGTAATTCTGAATCTTCCAGAGGATAATATGTTAGATGTCATTGAAACTGCAAAAATCTTATCTGTCCTTGGTGTTGATGGAGTAAAAATCCATTCTCTTTATATAGTAGAAAACACAATCCTGGGAAAAATGTATAAAAAAGAGAAAATCAAAATAGGTACACTTGAAGATTACATAGAAAGGACTGTTAGATTTTTAGAATATTTATCTCCAGAAATTGTAATACATAGATTAGTTGCTGATCCACCAAAAGAAGGCACAATATTTGGAAACTGGAATAAACCGAAGATCCAGATTATAAACTTGATAGAAAAAGCTCTTGAGGAAAAAAATACATATCAGGGAAAAAGATTTCTAAGCTGGTATACTCCCAAAACTGAAAAGTTCAAAAAGCAGTGATTTATATGCTTTATATTGGAACATCAGGGTGGAGTTATGAGCACTGGAAAAATATTTTTTACCCGGAAAATCTCGAAAAAAGTGAATGGTTGAAGTACTATTCTAACCATTTTAATACAGTGGAAGTTAACGCAACATTTTATAGACTTCCCTTTGAAAATATAGTTAAAAGCTGGTACAGAAAAACACCAAAAAGTTTTTCTTTTTCAATAAAGGGTCCACGATTTATTACTCACAAGCAAAAATTAAAAAACATTTCAGGCCATTTAGAAAAATTCATTAAAAGAGTTAACTTTCTAAATGAAAAGTTAAAAGTTATATTATGGCAATTACCCCCATCTTTAAAAGCAGACGAGTTACTTTTAAATGAGTTTATTGGCCTTCTTCCAAAACATGTAAAACACACTATTGAATTTAGACATCCTTCCTGGTTTACTGATAACATATTCAATCTATTAAAAGAAAACAATGTAAGTTTTTGTATTACCGATTCTTCAAGATATAAAGGATTATGGATAAAAACTACTGATTTTGTCTATGTAAGGCTCCACGGTCCCGCAAAATTATACGCATCAGAATACGGTGAAACACTTTTAAAAGACTTTGCAAGAAAAATTCGAGAGTTTAATTGCAAAACTTATATCTATTTCAACAACGATTTTAATGGTTACGCTTTAAAAGATGCAAAAATGTTAATAGAAATTCTGAAAAAGAGTAACTTCTATTCAGTGTAAGATTCTTCGTCACTTCCTTCCTCAGGATGACAGAAAACAGCGATGGTTAGCGAGAGTTAGCGAGGTTGGCATTCTCAAAACATGTCATTCCAAGGGGGAAGACGGCGAGGAATCCACCACCCATGTCATTCCGAACCCGAAGGGTGAGGAATCTTAATTTAGCGAAATTGACGAAAGCAGGAAAGAATTGGTAAACCAAACATCCCACGCAACTATTTTTATATCTTTTCTATTTTATACTCCACAATATTTCTTAATTCAGATGAAATGTTAATACCAATAAGGTAAATCTCTCTTCCAGAATATTTTTCATAATATTTTTTTGTTTTTATTTGCTCTAATGCTTCATTTGAATTTTTATCTATTTTTATCTCAAATATATATACTTTATTTGCATATTTTACAACAAGATCACTTCTTCCCAGATTTGTTAATTCTTCTGCCACTACGTCTAAACCTGAAGCTGCCATTATCGTGTATATTAACGAATGATAATAACTTTCTTCTCTTTTATGCAAATTATATGGTATCGAACTAATTATTTTTTTTATTTCTTCAATTATTCCTTTTATATCATTTTTGCATATTTTCTCATATATTATATTTTCCATTAATTCTACATTTTTTAAATGGTAATTTGCTTCTAATATAATTTTTGAAAAACTGTTTTTTACTTCAAGATTTGGATAGTCCAATATATATTTTTCTTTTAATCCAATTTTTTTAGTTCTTTTAAATGTTAAATATCCAGCCTGGGTAAAAAATATGTTCGCGCTTGCAGCTTCTATTTCTCGGGAAGAAAAGTCCAATTCACTCACAGGATATTTTACCAGTTCCTCATACGTTATCTCCTTTTCTTTTATATATTCATACAAAAATGATGGAGAACCACTTTCGAACCAATAGTTTTGAAATTTTCTTTCGTCAAAAAACTTTAGAACAGAAAACGGATTATATACAAATTGCTTGCCGTCAAATGAAAAGCCATTATAATATGACTTTATATTTTCCAAAAGCTCATCTTTACTTATTCCCAGTTCTCTGGCTGTTTCATATATATGTTCTTTGAAATAATACTCTAACTCTTCCTGGGTATATCCTAGCATCTGCGCATATTTCTTGTTTAACGATACATCGTTTAAATTATTTAAAGCAGAAAATACACCTGTTTTTGTAAATTTCGTTATTCCTGTTATAAATACAAATTTTATATATTCATCTTTTGATTTTATAGTTACATAAAAATTTCTTAGGATCTCCCTATATCTTTCTGCTTTTTCTTTATTGTTTATGTTGTCAAGTATAGGCTTTTCATACTCATCTATAAGAATCACTACTTTACCTTTTTTCGATAATTTCACTATCAATTCGTCAAATGCATATTTATAATGCTTAGACTTTATATCTATATTATGTTTTGTTGCTTCATTCATCACTATATTTAATATCCCTTCTTTTAATTCTTCTTCACTATCACTTATTACATCCAGCATACTTATTTTTATTACTGGAAATTGCTTAAAACTCCATTTGTTATATATATAAGTATTTCTAAACAATTCTTTCTTTCCTTCAAACAAGCAATAAAGTGTTGATATAGTTAGACTTTTTCCAAATCTCCTTGGACGGGATAAAAAATAAAATTTGCCATTTTGAATCAGGTTGTATATATACATTGTCTTGTCTACATAAACATAGTCTTCCATTATCAACTCTTCAAAATTTTGAACACCTATCGGCAACTTCTTCACGTTCTCATCTCCAGGTAACTATTTATAAATTATTATATCACGAAAAAAATAATCTTACTTTATTTGTTCATCTTTTGCTATTCATGATGCCACCCTATATACACCTGGAGAAAAAAACACGTTGACACTTTGCTTAGATATAACTCAAAAGTGTATTTTCCATTTCCAGGTGAGTATATTCTTTAACATTTAATTCTCCGAGCTTTTCGCCTCTTTTTAGAATTATTATTCTATCCATTTTTTTTAATTCTTCTATTTCGTGTGTTGCAAAAAGAATTATTTTTTTTCTTTGAACAAGTTTTTCAACAAGATTGTGTATTTCATTTCTTGTTTTTATATCCACACCACTTGTTGGTTCGTCAAATATGTATACTTCTGCTTCTTTCATCAATGCCCTTGCTATATCCAGCCTTCTTTTCAATCCTTTTGATAATTCCATATATTTTATGTTTTTATATTCTGTTAATCCAGTTTCCGTAATCACTTTTTCTACAGTCAGCCTCAAATCTTTTCCAAGCAAGCCATTGAGTATTCCAAAAAATTCCAGGTTTTGTTTTACAGTCAGCCTATAGTAAAAACTTCTTTCTATGCCTGTTGATATACTTATCATTTTTTTAGCATACTTTTGATTCTTGAATAAATCAATTCCATCTAATGTAACCTTTCCATCATCTGGTATCAAAAATGTCGCTATTATTTTTAATAAAGTTGTTTTTCCAGCACCGTTTTCACCAAATAGTGCTATCTTTTCGCCTCTTTTTATTTTTATATCTATTCCTTTTAATGCTTCTATTCCATTTTTGTACTTCTTTCTTATTTGCCTTATTACAAGCACACTATCCACCTCAATACCAGGTAAGTGTTCCATCTTTTCTTGCTTTGTTGAAATTTGTATTAAACAACCATATTCCTAATGGAGCAATGATTAGTCCCATTGTTAGTATAATTAACAAACCTTCTTTTATTTTGATAATATCGTATCCTTTTAGCAATGTCTTTCTTAAAAGGTCCATACCATATGTTGTAGGAAGAAGATACGATACTCCCCTCAAAGGGAAAGGCATAATTTCTATGGGATAGTATATGCCAGAGAAAAGTCCTGATAGAGTGAAATATATCCAGCCTATCGGATCGCCCCTTTTTGTTATAAGTATCATTGCAGCTGAAAGTAATCCTATCCCGGAAAGTGGAAGCATTACTACTATCAACACCAAAAGCGCTGAAAATATATTGGGGTTTATTTCTACAGAAAAAAACCACACAAGTGCAAAGAACATAATTATTATATTTATTGTTGTAAATAAAAATTTGCTCAAAAAATTAAAAATGAAAAGCTGCCAGAATGGAGTTTCAGAAAGCAAAAAATACTCAAGTGTACCCATATTTTGCTCTCTCTGAATTGAAGTTTTAAAAGTAGATAAAGCAAGATTTGTATAAGACATAAATACAGAACCTGTAATAAAATATGCGAGAATATCCCCGCCGTATTTTTCTATCAAAGGGAAATAATTTCCACCAGCTATAAATTTACCTATAAGACCAAACTGGATTATTCCCACAAAACCACTTAAAAAGCCCAATATAAACTGTGTTCTATACGAAAACCAGATAATTATGTCTCGCTTTATAAAGCTAAACAGCTTCAGGAAAAACTTTATCAACTTTTATCCTCCTCTATTTAAATCTCTGTTGAAAAATATCAATTCAACAAACAATTGAAATTTTATTTATTATCAATAAACTCTATTGCCTTTTCAAGCATTGGATCAGAAATACCAGCTATCCATTCCAACTTTTCTTATGTTGTCATTGTGATTTCATAATCTGGTGTTATTTCATAATATTCTGGAAAATACATATATGA
This window encodes:
- a CDS encoding ATP-binding protein; this translates as MKKLPIGVQNFEELIMEDYVYVDKTMYIYNLIQNGKFYFLSRPRRFGKSLTISTLYCLFEGKKELFRNTYIYNKWSFKQFPVIKISMLDVISDSEEELKEGILNIVMNEATKHNIDIKSKHYKYAFDELIVKLSKKGKVVILIDEYEKPILDNINNKEKAERYREILRNFYVTIKSKDEYIKFVFITGITKFTKTGVFSALNNLNDVSLNKKYAQMLGYTQEELEYYFKEHIYETARELGISKDELLENIKSYYNGFSFDGKQFVYNPFSVLKFFDERKFQNYWFESGSPSFLYEYIKEKEITYEELVKYPVSELDFSSREIEAASANIFFTQAGYLTFKRTKKIGLKEKYILDYPNLEVKNSFSKIILEANYHLKNVELMENIIYEKICKNDIKGIIEEIKKIISSIPYNLHKREESYYHSLIYTIMAASGLDVVAEELTNLGRSDLVVKYANKVYIFEIKIDKNSNEALEQIKTKKYYEKYSGREIYLIGINISSELRNIVEYKIEKI
- a CDS encoding ABC transporter permease; the protein is MIKFFLKLFSFIKRDIIIWFSYRTQFILGFLSGFVGIIQFGLIGKFIAGGNYFPLIEKYGGDILAYFITGSVFMSYTNLALSTFKTSIQREQNMGTLEYFLLSETPFWQLFIFNFLSKFLFTTINIIIMFFALVWFFSVEINPNIFSALLVLIVVMLPLSGIGLLSAAMILITKRGDPIGWIYFTLSGLFSGIYYPIEIMPFPLRGVSYLLPTTYGMDLLRKTLLKGYDIIKIKEGLLIILTMGLIIAPLGIWLFNTNFNKARKDGTLTWY
- a CDS encoding TIGR01212 family radical SAM protein (This family includes YhcC from E. coli K-12, an uncharacterized radical SAM protein.); translation: MYDFLQEGYRYRKLSVELKKKYGEKVYRLPINAGFSCPNREDGKPGCLFCDETGSGFTTIKGIDIKSQIAEMKERYFKRGIKKFIAYFQNYSNTYASPEVLKEIYYQAIDKDIVQISISTRPDCVSDEILDLLEQLRNKIEVSIEMGLQTANYHTLVKMNRGHTLAEYINAAMKIKNRDFELVSHVILNLPEDNMLDVIETAKILSVLGVDGVKIHSLYIVENTILGKMYKKEKIKIGTLEDYIERTVRFLEYLSPEIVIHRLVADPPKEGTIFGNWNKPKIQIINLIEKALEEKNTYQGKRFLSWYTPKTEKFKKQ
- a CDS encoding DUF72 domain-containing protein, with product MLYIGTSGWSYEHWKNIFYPENLEKSEWLKYYSNHFNTVEVNATFYRLPFENIVKSWYRKTPKSFSFSIKGPRFITHKQKLKNISGHLEKFIKRVNFLNEKLKVILWQLPPSLKADELLLNEFIGLLPKHVKHTIEFRHPSWFTDNIFNLLKENNVSFCITDSSRYKGLWIKTTDFVYVRLHGPAKLYASEYGETLLKDFARKIREFNCKTYIYFNNDFNGYALKDAKMLIEILKKSNFYSV
- a CDS encoding ABC transporter ATP-binding protein, encoding MLVIRQIRKKYKNGIEALKGIDIKIKRGEKIALFGENGAGKTTLLKIIATFLIPDDGKVTLDGIDLFKNQKYAKKMISISTGIERSFYYRLTVKQNLEFFGILNGLLGKDLRLTVEKVITETGLTEYKNIKYMELSKGLKRRLDIARALMKEAEVYIFDEPTSGVDIKTRNEIHNLVEKLVQRKKIILFATHEIEELKKMDRIIILKRGEKLGELNVKEYTHLEMENTLLSYI